A section of the Candidatus Neomarinimicrobiota bacterium genome encodes:
- a CDS encoding CehA/McbA family metallohydrolase — protein sequence MSCVQVDKTIPEGMGKLEIKLLDKDSGKPIPGKWMFFDGEEPVDLGLSSTKNLAVRNHTIYTLTGLDTIIIPTGKYNVWAGRGMEYDNAKESLILQNQNFSSITLKIKRSVDTYGYVSGDMHLHTVTHSGHGDSNMEERIISCIGEGVEWAVATDHNHVVDYDTVITSLDATKYIFGSVGNEVSTQFGHFNSFPLKKGSEPVVIDSVDANKLFKQIRLENKMAVIQVNHPRWNGIDYFTLMDMDEYLADTDNKNWSWDFDAIEILNENSGWGWEATAKNPYSVRQDWYNMLNSGRRITGVGNSDSHAVEKLLPGVPRNFIQSSTDDPKLIDEKEMSDHINRGKVSVSQGLFVQMWVNGIQPRNDTTLVGGLVDIRVKVQGPNWVDCRQVQIIANGLIVKNIKISKTGAPVRFDKTFTMDFSQDTWLMAIASGNESMAPMIHNAPDPITPLGFTNPLWIDANEDGHFESLKSRAMYLVNKNIKDIQSLILLLKKEPQMIPFAVASLIENSPKSGIALIRELLPDMDRDLTLFMIRQLGKLNLVESINLLEEIETQIFDPLIRSAILLTMENSADKDLTPSQIKKMVSYFQFPEDGDSKIESYILDFIHEGDQNLKKKFSGERVEDLGLKEGFLNIEEYSWRKETNILSGYYEFSNLDRQYIMVEFWSQNSGDMPFIIESDTPYYGWVNGSLKIHRKIGTENRFGSGKVLLPIRTGKNQIILVLHHNPSHFFLVPLDSNKWINPLLKDKVKEQHLGLNNVPELLNPNAEKYRGGENALTDGYRGSTQFADGFWMGFEEKDMVLILNFTKPTLISQITASFLQDYKSWIWLPLEMEILIMGEGNTFESVGKWNHSISDNKEPAFINESIVNIDPVLVRKVKIVAKNMGTCPSWHQGADGKAWIFCDEIKFK from the coding sequence ATGTCATGTGTTCAAGTTGACAAGACAATTCCAGAGGGAATGGGTAAGTTGGAGATTAAATTATTAGATAAGGATTCGGGGAAACCTATTCCTGGGAAATGGATGTTCTTTGATGGTGAAGAACCCGTGGATCTAGGTTTGTCCTCGACCAAAAATTTAGCTGTTAGAAATCATACCATTTATACACTTACAGGATTGGATACGATTATTATTCCAACAGGAAAATATAATGTATGGGCTGGCCGAGGTATGGAATATGATAATGCAAAAGAATCGTTAATCCTTCAAAACCAAAATTTTTCCTCTATAACTTTAAAAATAAAAAGAAGTGTTGATACATATGGATATGTATCTGGGGATATGCATCTTCATACGGTTACACATTCTGGCCATGGAGATTCAAACATGGAAGAACGTATTATTTCGTGCATTGGTGAGGGTGTAGAATGGGCAGTAGCAACTGATCATAATCACGTGGTGGACTATGACACGGTTATTACTTCTTTGGATGCTACGAAATATATCTTTGGTTCAGTAGGGAATGAGGTGAGTACTCAGTTTGGCCATTTCAATAGTTTCCCTCTGAAAAAAGGCTCAGAGCCGGTTGTTATAGACTCGGTGGATGCTAATAAATTATTTAAGCAAATAAGGTTAGAAAATAAAATGGCAGTCATTCAAGTGAATCATCCACGTTGGAATGGTATTGATTATTTTACCTTAATGGATATGGATGAATATTTAGCTGATACGGATAATAAAAATTGGAGTTGGGATTTCGATGCCATTGAAATACTTAATGAAAACTCAGGATGGGGTTGGGAAGCCACAGCAAAAAACCCTTATTCTGTTCGCCAAGATTGGTATAATATGTTAAACAGCGGTCGACGCATAACAGGTGTTGGTAATTCAGATAGTCATGCAGTCGAAAAATTATTACCAGGGGTACCACGGAATTTTATTCAAAGTTCGACAGATGACCCAAAATTAATCGATGAAAAAGAGATGAGTGATCATATTAATCGTGGAAAAGTTTCAGTTTCTCAAGGATTGTTTGTTCAAATGTGGGTCAATGGGATTCAACCGAGGAATGATACGACTTTAGTGGGAGGTCTTGTTGATATTCGGGTTAAAGTACAGGGACCCAATTGGGTTGATTGCAGGCAAGTTCAAATAATTGCAAATGGATTAATTGTGAAAAATATAAAGATATCGAAAACTGGGGCACCTGTGAGATTTGATAAAACTTTTACTATGGATTTTTCACAAGACACATGGTTAATGGCCATTGCCAGTGGAAATGAATCAATGGCGCCAATGATTCACAATGCACCAGATCCTATTACACCGTTAGGATTCACGAATCCCCTCTGGATAGATGCAAATGAAGATGGCCATTTTGAATCATTAAAATCGCGAGCAATGTATTTGGTGAATAAAAATATAAAGGATATACAGTCATTAATTTTATTATTAAAAAAAGAACCGCAAATGATTCCATTTGCGGTGGCTTCATTAATTGAAAATTCACCCAAATCTGGAATAGCATTAATTCGTGAACTTTTACCCGACATGGACAGGGATTTAACCCTTTTTATGATAAGACAATTAGGGAAATTGAATCTTGTTGAAAGCATAAATCTATTAGAAGAAATTGAAACTCAAATATTTGATCCTCTAATCCGGTCGGCTATTCTGTTGACCATGGAGAATAGTGCAGACAAAGACCTTACTCCTAGCCAAATAAAAAAGATGGTGAGCTATTTTCAGTTTCCAGAAGATGGTGATAGTAAAATAGAGAGTTATATTTTGGACTTTATTCATGAAGGGGATCAAAATTTAAAAAAGAAATTTTCGGGTGAAAGAGTAGAAGACCTCGGTTTAAAAGAAGGTTTTCTAAATATAGAAGAATATTCTTGGCGAAAAGAAACGAATATTCTTAGCGGTTATTATGAATTTTCTAATTTAGACCGACAATACATCATGGTTGAGTTTTGGTCTCAAAATTCTGGAGATATGCCTTTTATTATTGAGAGTGACACCCCTTATTATGGATGGGTAAATGGGAGTTTAAAAATTCACCGTAAAATAGGTACTGAAAATCGATTTGGAAGTGGAAAAGTTTTATTACCTATCCGAACGGGAAAAAACCAAATAATTCTCGTCCTTCACCATAACCCAAGCCATTTTTTTCTCGTACCCTTAGATTCAAATAAATGGATTAACCCACTATTAAAAGACAAGGTAAAAGAACAGCATTTAGGATTGAATAATGTTCCCGAACTATTAAATCCAAATGCAGAAAAATATCGCGGTGGAGAGAATGCTTTGACAGATGGTTATCGGGGGTCAACTCAATTTGCAGATGGCTTTTGGATGGGGTTTGAAGAAAAGGATATGGTATTAATATTAAATTTTACAAAACCAACTTTAATATCTCAAATAACTGCAAGTTTTCTGCAAGATTATAAATCATGGATTTGGTTGCCCCTTGAAATGGAGATATTAATTATGGGCGAAGGCAATACCTTCGAATCGGTTGGGAAATGGAATCATTCCATTTCAGATAATAAAGAACCGGCCTTTATAAATGAATCAATTGTAAATATTGATCCTGTATTGGTTCGTAAAGTAAAAATTGTAGCTAAAAATATGGGCACATGCCCTAGTTGGCATCAAGGGGCTGATGGAAAAGCATGGATATTTTGTGATGAAATTAAATTTAAATAA
- a CDS encoding SusC/RagA family TonB-linked outer membrane protein: MRAKHILKVAAFYLMLTAGFVMAQATGTIYGNVASKDGAPLPGANIIVVGTAYGSTSDNNGFYEIKIASGTYSVRAEYIGFESSTVENIAVASGKTTQADFSLATSALAGEEVVVTALGIKQKTKALGFSLTEVKGEELSLIKEPNAIEALQGKVAGVNVTTNATGGAGTSRVIIRGNSSLTGDNQPLYIIDGIPIGNRNEGSAGMWGGADGGDGISSINADDIESVSVLKGGAASALYGSRAANGVIIINTKTGKGQTGLGLEYSNSTTYRSLDESLLDYQNTYGSGEKGLKPSTQAEALDNIGGAWGAKMDGSSATQWDGSSAPYSSHNNLSSFYRTGKTAINSVALSNGGDKMNYRFSATNLDHDDIMPGSRMNRKSFSLNAVSNHSDKIEVQVNVKYVDEDVHGRVSMSDSPKNANYSAATFAPSVDVTTMTGTDGAGMGEDGKELRISTSPYTTNPYWAANQFINTTRKHRFINSASVRYNVLDWLYLKGRAGLDHFTINAQWMTPYGTAYDGSGGMGETEKRLSILDMDFMVGVEKDLVSGLSTNSFIGVAKNNVLDESLGVSGSGFVLPGINHVNNLKSSSGWFGYSEKEVGSVTGSLGLSYNDMVYVTSTARKDWFSTLSYPGKEAPNNDLYTSISASLILSEMVSLPSMVDFAKLRIAVSNVAGGASNPYALSLSYKLWDTQHLGQIMGGINGSNIPKLNLVPLSKSETEFGVDARLFEGRLRLDLAYYKNVTTNDIVGVGTSQTSGFGSASDNLGQIENSGLEYLISGTPIQTKDLSWDISLNGANNKGVVVKTNDIDGNIGLGTPRTRNVEIIHMVGESYGLLYGESFKRADDGSILYDVDSNGIPRAKKGGYKILGEGVPPISIGISNNIRYKDFNVRFLLDGKFGAQIFSGTNTTAYSRGLHKDTMEGRESGLKVSGTDAATGAKGEWTVAPENLNVYYGHLSGIAEKFVYDADYLRLSSLSIGYRLPSSMIEKTPFQSASVSFIARNLFYLKKSVENVAPEAAYNAGNAQGLEYYGLPQTKSYGLSLNVKF, from the coding sequence ATGAGAGCTAAACACATTTTAAAGGTTGCTGCATTTTATTTAATGCTTACAGCCGGTTTTGTGATGGCCCAGGCTACAGGTACCATTTATGGTAATGTGGCATCTAAAGATGGGGCGCCGTTACCGGGCGCGAACATTATTGTTGTTGGAACGGCATATGGTAGTACATCAGACAACAATGGGTTTTACGAAATTAAAATTGCTTCCGGTACCTATTCAGTGCGTGCTGAATATATCGGATTCGAAAGTAGCACTGTAGAAAATATTGCAGTTGCTAGTGGAAAAACAACTCAAGCTGACTTTTCATTGGCTACATCTGCTCTTGCAGGTGAAGAAGTCGTGGTCACAGCATTGGGTATTAAACAAAAAACGAAAGCATTGGGATTTTCCCTCACCGAAGTTAAAGGTGAAGAACTCTCCTTGATTAAAGAGCCCAATGCCATTGAAGCCCTTCAGGGCAAAGTGGCTGGCGTAAACGTTACGACAAATGCTACTGGTGGTGCTGGAACTAGTCGGGTGATCATCCGCGGTAACAGTTCACTAACGGGTGACAATCAGCCTTTATATATTATCGATGGGATCCCTATTGGGAATAGAAACGAAGGGTCGGCCGGTATGTGGGGTGGCGCCGATGGTGGTGATGGAATATCCAGTATTAACGCAGATGATATTGAATCTGTTAGTGTACTTAAAGGTGGTGCAGCCTCCGCACTTTATGGCTCTCGCGCAGCCAATGGTGTCATTATTATTAATACAAAGACAGGAAAAGGCCAGACTGGTTTGGGCCTTGAGTATTCCAATTCAACAACATACAGAAGCCTTGATGAGAGTCTATTGGATTACCAAAATACATATGGCTCAGGTGAAAAAGGTTTGAAGCCCTCGACTCAAGCTGAAGCACTTGACAATATCGGAGGCGCATGGGGCGCCAAAATGGATGGCTCCAGTGCTACCCAATGGGATGGATCATCCGCACCGTACAGCAGTCATAATAATCTGAGCTCATTTTACCGAACTGGTAAAACAGCAATAAATTCAGTAGCGCTATCCAATGGTGGTGACAAAATGAATTACCGTTTTTCTGCAACCAACTTGGATCATGATGACATTATGCCAGGATCAAGGATGAATCGGAAATCATTTTCTTTGAATGCTGTTTCAAATCATAGTGATAAGATTGAAGTGCAAGTCAATGTTAAATATGTAGATGAGGATGTTCATGGCCGTGTCAGTATGTCTGATTCTCCAAAAAATGCAAACTACTCTGCGGCGACATTTGCCCCAAGCGTAGATGTGACTACAATGACTGGTACCGATGGTGCAGGTATGGGTGAAGATGGCAAAGAATTGCGCATTTCTACGAGCCCATATACAACTAACCCTTATTGGGCTGCCAATCAATTTATCAATACAACAAGAAAACATCGCTTTATTAATTCGGCTTCAGTTCGATACAATGTCTTGGACTGGCTTTATCTAAAAGGCCGTGCAGGACTTGATCACTTTACTATTAATGCCCAGTGGATGACGCCTTATGGTACAGCATATGATGGTAGTGGTGGTATGGGTGAAACAGAAAAAAGACTTTCTATTTTAGACATGGATTTCATGGTTGGCGTAGAAAAAGATCTTGTTTCTGGATTATCAACCAATTCTTTTATCGGCGTTGCTAAAAATAATGTGCTTGACGAAAGTTTGGGTGTAAGTGGTAGTGGATTTGTATTGCCAGGAATTAATCATGTGAATAACCTTAAAAGTTCAAGTGGTTGGTTTGGTTATAGTGAAAAAGAAGTTGGTTCAGTAACTGGTTCACTTGGGCTATCTTATAACGATATGGTCTATGTGACATCGACAGCTCGAAAAGATTGGTTCTCAACTTTATCTTACCCAGGTAAAGAAGCACCAAACAACGATCTCTATACATCTATTAGTGCCAGTTTGATTCTTTCGGAAATGGTTAGTCTTCCATCAATGGTAGATTTTGCCAAATTACGGATTGCCGTATCGAATGTTGCTGGTGGCGCTAGTAATCCATATGCGCTCTCATTGAGTTATAAGCTTTGGGATACGCAACATCTGGGTCAGATTATGGGTGGTATTAATGGAAGTAATATTCCAAAATTAAACTTGGTGCCATTGAGCAAATCTGAGACTGAGTTTGGTGTTGATGCTAGATTATTTGAAGGCCGATTAAGATTGGATTTGGCTTACTATAAAAACGTAACGACTAATGATATTGTTGGTGTAGGAACTTCACAAACATCCGGTTTTGGAAGTGCCAGTGATAATTTGGGGCAGATTGAAAACTCAGGACTTGAGTATTTAATATCTGGAACTCCAATTCAAACTAAAGATCTCAGCTGGGATATCAGTTTGAATGGTGCCAACAATAAAGGCGTCGTTGTGAAAACAAACGATATTGATGGGAACATTGGTTTGGGAACTCCAAGGACACGGAATGTTGAAATCATTCACATGGTAGGGGAATCCTATGGATTGCTTTATGGGGAGTCATTTAAACGCGCTGATGATGGTTCCATCCTGTATGATGTCGATTCAAATGGTATTCCGAGAGCCAAAAAGGGTGGTTACAAAATTCTTGGGGAAGGTGTTCCACCTATCTCTATTGGGATTTCAAATAACATCCGATACAAGGACTTTAATGTTAGATTTCTTCTTGACGGAAAATTTGGTGCTCAGATCTTTTCTGGTACCAATACAACTGCTTATAGTAGAGGTCTGCATAAAGATACAATGGAAGGTAGAGAATCTGGTCTGAAAGTGTCTGGAACCGATGCAGCCACAGGTGCTAAAGGTGAATGGACAGTTGCTCCTGAGAACTTGAATGTTTATTACGGGCATCTCTCAGGTATTGCAGAAAAGTTTGTTTATGATGCAGATTATCTCAGATTGTCAAGCTTAAGTATTGGGTATAGATTGCCTTCTTCAATGATTGAAAAAACGCCTTTTCAAAGTGCGAGCGTTTCATTCATTGCTAGAAACTTATTCTACCTGAAGAAGTCTGTAGAAAATGTCGCACCTGAAGCAGCTTATAATGCTGGGAATGCTCAAGGCCTTGAATATTATGGCCTTCCTCAGACTAAGAGCTATGGCTTAAGCTTAAACGTG